A genomic region of Oryza glaberrima chromosome 1, OglaRS2, whole genome shotgun sequence contains the following coding sequences:
- the LOC127754427 gene encoding transcription factor bHLH77-like isoform X2: MNCGPPDQLPPATAPSCFLNLNWDQSMDAAAGGHLDPALSSMVSSPASNSTGALHGISPQPHYGGGTPLSSPPKLNLSMMGQFHHYAAPPQVGGGGGGGGGLPILENLMPMGHLDQFLADPGFAERAARLSGFDARGGGGGGGYGGAGPAQFGLPDAGAAGASKEMELGNTLDESSVSDPAPGGAEIPPKGASDGNARKRKASGKGKGKDSPMSTSAAKEDSSGKRCKSTEESNAAAEENSGKGKAAQSNSENGGGKKQGKDSSSKPPEPPKDYIHVRARRGEATDSHSLAERVRREKISQRMKLLQDLVPGCNKVVGKAVMLDEIINYVQSLQRQVEFLSMKLATVNPQLDFNNLPNLLAKDMHQSCSPLQSSHFPLETSGAPLPYINQPQQGNPLGCGLTNGMDNQGSMHPLDPAFCRPMGSHHPFLNGVSDAASQVGAFWQDDLQSVVQMDMGQSQEIATSSNSYNGSLQTVHMKMEL, from the exons ATGAACTGCGGGCCGCCCGACCagttgccgccggcgacggcgccgtcgtgcTTCCTCAACCTCAACTGGGACCAGTccatggacgcggcggcgggagggcacCTCGACCCGGCGCTCAGCTCCATGGTGTCCTCGCCGGCGTCCAACTCGACGGGCGCTCTCCACGGGATCTCGCCGCAGCCGCACTACGGTGGCGGGACGCCGCTCAGCTCGCCCCCCAAGCTCAACCTGTCCATGATGGGGCAGTTCCACCActacgccgcgccgccgcaggtgggcggcggcggaggcggaggcgggggcctGCCAATCCTCGAGAACCTGATGCCCATGGGCCACCTCGACCAGTTCCTCGCCGACCCTGGCTTCGCCGAGCGCGCCGCGAGGCTCTCCGGCTTcgacgcccgcggcggcggcggaggaggaggctacggcggcgccggcccggCGCAATTCGGCCTCCCtgacgccggcgcggccggcgcatcgaaggagatggagCTCGGGAACACCCTGGACGAGTCGTCGGTGTCTGATCCGGCGCCCGGCGGCGCCGAGATTCCGCCCAAGGGGGCTTCCGACGGCAATGCACGGAAGCGGAAGGCCTCCGGGAAGGGCAAAGGCAAGGACAGCCCCAtgtccacctccgccgccaag GAGGATTCCAGCGGCAAGCGTTGCAAATCGACGGAGGAGAGCAATGCGGCCGCCGAGGAGAATTCCGGCAAGGGGAAGGCCGCACAGAGCAACAGCGAGAATGGCGGCGGCAAGAAGCAAGGGAAGGACAGCTCGTCGAAGCCCCCCGAGCCGCCCAAGGACTACATCCATGTCCGCgcccggcgcggcgaggcgacggaCAGCCACAGCCTCGCCGAGAGG GTGAGAAGAGAGAAGATAAGCCAGAGGATGAAGCTGCTGCAGGATCTCGTGCCGGGTTGTAACAAG GTGGTTGGAAAGGCTGTCATGCTCGATGAAATCATAAACTATGTGCAGTCGTTGCAACGGCAAGTCGAG TTTTTGTCCATGAAGTTGGCCACTGTGAATCCCCAGCtggacttcaacaatttgcctAACCTCCTTGCTAAAGAT ATGCACCAGTCATGCAGCCCGTTACAGAGCTCACATTTTCCACTAGAGACCTCAGGTGCGCCGCTGCCCTACATTAACCAGCCTCAGCAAGGGAACCCTCTCGGTTGTGGCCTGACGAACGGCATGGACAACCAGGGTTCTATGCACCCATTGGACCCGGCATTTTGCCGGCCAATGGGCTCGCACCATCCTTTCCTCAATGGGGTTAGCGATGCGGCTTCTCAG GTTGGTGCTTTCTGGCAAGATGATCTCCAAAGTGTTGTTCAGATGGATATGGGGCAAAGTCAGGAGATCGCCACCTCTTCCAATAGCTACAATG GATCGTTGCAAACAGTCCACATGAAAATGGAGCTTTGA
- the LOC127754427 gene encoding transcription factor bHLH77-like isoform X1 produces the protein MNCGPPDQLPPATAPSCFLNLNWDQSMDAAAGGHLDPALSSMVSSPASNSTGALHGISPQPHYGGGTPLSSPPKLNLSMMGQFHHYAAPPQVGGGGGGGGGLPILENLMPMGHLDQFLADPGFAERAARLSGFDARGGGGGGGYGGAGPAQFGLPDAGAAGASKEMELGNTLDESSVSDPAPGGAEIPPKGASDGNARKRKASGKGKGKDSPMSTSAAKEDSSGKRCKSTEESNAAAEENSGKGKAAQSNSENGGGKKQGKDSSSKPPEPPKDYIHVRARRGEATDSHSLAERVRREKISQRMKLLQDLVPGCNKVVGKAVMLDEIINYVQSLQRQVEFLSMKLATVNPQLDFNNLPNLLAKDMHQSCSPLQSSHFPLETSGAPLPYINQPQQGNPLGCGLTNGMDNQGSMHPLDPAFCRPMGSHHPFLNGVSDAASQVGAFWQDDLQSVVQMDMGQSQEIATSSNSYNGRIVANSPHENGALT, from the exons ATGAACTGCGGGCCGCCCGACCagttgccgccggcgacggcgccgtcgtgcTTCCTCAACCTCAACTGGGACCAGTccatggacgcggcggcgggagggcacCTCGACCCGGCGCTCAGCTCCATGGTGTCCTCGCCGGCGTCCAACTCGACGGGCGCTCTCCACGGGATCTCGCCGCAGCCGCACTACGGTGGCGGGACGCCGCTCAGCTCGCCCCCCAAGCTCAACCTGTCCATGATGGGGCAGTTCCACCActacgccgcgccgccgcaggtgggcggcggcggaggcggaggcgggggcctGCCAATCCTCGAGAACCTGATGCCCATGGGCCACCTCGACCAGTTCCTCGCCGACCCTGGCTTCGCCGAGCGCGCCGCGAGGCTCTCCGGCTTcgacgcccgcggcggcggcggaggaggaggctacggcggcgccggcccggCGCAATTCGGCCTCCCtgacgccggcgcggccggcgcatcgaaggagatggagCTCGGGAACACCCTGGACGAGTCGTCGGTGTCTGATCCGGCGCCCGGCGGCGCCGAGATTCCGCCCAAGGGGGCTTCCGACGGCAATGCACGGAAGCGGAAGGCCTCCGGGAAGGGCAAAGGCAAGGACAGCCCCAtgtccacctccgccgccaag GAGGATTCCAGCGGCAAGCGTTGCAAATCGACGGAGGAGAGCAATGCGGCCGCCGAGGAGAATTCCGGCAAGGGGAAGGCCGCACAGAGCAACAGCGAGAATGGCGGCGGCAAGAAGCAAGGGAAGGACAGCTCGTCGAAGCCCCCCGAGCCGCCCAAGGACTACATCCATGTCCGCgcccggcgcggcgaggcgacggaCAGCCACAGCCTCGCCGAGAGG GTGAGAAGAGAGAAGATAAGCCAGAGGATGAAGCTGCTGCAGGATCTCGTGCCGGGTTGTAACAAG GTGGTTGGAAAGGCTGTCATGCTCGATGAAATCATAAACTATGTGCAGTCGTTGCAACGGCAAGTCGAG TTTTTGTCCATGAAGTTGGCCACTGTGAATCCCCAGCtggacttcaacaatttgcctAACCTCCTTGCTAAAGAT ATGCACCAGTCATGCAGCCCGTTACAGAGCTCACATTTTCCACTAGAGACCTCAGGTGCGCCGCTGCCCTACATTAACCAGCCTCAGCAAGGGAACCCTCTCGGTTGTGGCCTGACGAACGGCATGGACAACCAGGGTTCTATGCACCCATTGGACCCGGCATTTTGCCGGCCAATGGGCTCGCACCATCCTTTCCTCAATGGGGTTAGCGATGCGGCTTCTCAG GTTGGTGCTTTCTGGCAAGATGATCTCCAAAGTGTTGTTCAGATGGATATGGGGCAAAGTCAGGAGATCGCCACCTCTTCCAATAGCTACAATGGTAG GATCGTTGCAAACAGTCCACATGAAAATGGAGCTTTGACATGA